In Streptomyces sp. NBC_00306, a single genomic region encodes these proteins:
- a CDS encoding ATP-dependent DNA ligase has protein sequence MPRPPLKVMLAESVSTLPRGGRLAYEPKFDGHRMVIFRTAEKVLLQARSGRIITDAFPDLAAAARQLPEGTVLDGEVVVWSKGRTDFAAVQKRAAATPGRAPALARRLPASYAAFDLLAEDGADLRRSAYEKRRRRLVAVLGTLGPPLQAVPMTLDADEAATWYDSLPGIGVEGLVIKRLDQTYRSGTRAWLKLRHTSAHDAVVVGFTGARSRPHALVLVLPDDDTPVVSSPLTPALRVQAAAALPGTAATTASATGAGDSLVPGEAPVAMAAGLGEVAYQPVAAGLSVEVEQRTTRHATTTVLRLRLPPDADGDGDLPGTSD, from the coding sequence ATGCCGCGCCCACCGCTGAAGGTGATGCTCGCCGAGTCGGTGAGCACGCTGCCGCGCGGGGGGCGGCTGGCGTACGAGCCGAAGTTCGACGGCCACCGGATGGTGATCTTCCGTACCGCCGAGAAGGTCCTGCTCCAGGCGCGCTCCGGGCGGATCATCACGGACGCGTTCCCCGATCTGGCCGCCGCCGCACGGCAGTTGCCGGAGGGGACGGTGCTGGACGGCGAGGTCGTCGTCTGGTCGAAGGGGCGGACCGACTTCGCCGCCGTGCAGAAGCGCGCGGCCGCAACCCCGGGGCGGGCTCCCGCTCTTGCGCGCCGGCTTCCCGCCTCGTACGCGGCCTTCGATCTGCTGGCCGAGGACGGCGCGGACCTGCGGCGATCCGCGTACGAGAAGAGACGGCGCCGGCTGGTCGCTGTGCTCGGGACACTCGGACCGCCGCTCCAGGCCGTGCCGATGACGCTCGACGCCGACGAGGCCGCGACCTGGTACGACTCGCTGCCCGGGATCGGCGTCGAGGGGCTGGTGATCAAACGGCTGGACCAGACGTACCGCAGCGGCACGCGCGCGTGGTTGAAGCTGCGGCACACGTCGGCGCACGACGCGGTGGTCGTCGGATTCACCGGGGCGCGGTCCCGGCCGCACGCTCTGGTGCTGGTCCTGCCCGACGACGACACCCCCGTGGTCTCCAGCCCGCTGACACCGGCACTGCGGGTCCAGGCGGCCGCCGCCCTGCCGGGAACGGCCGCGACGACGGCGTCCGCCACCGGCGCCGGCGATTCCCTCGTGCCGGGCGAGGCGCCCGTGGCGATGGCGGCCGGTCTCGGCGAGGTCGCGTACCAGCCGGTGGCGGCAGGACTGAGCGTCGAGGTGGAGCAGCGGACCACGCGCCACGCGACCACCACGGTGCTGCGGCTGCGCCTTCCCCCGGACGCCGACGGGGACGGGGACCTTCCGGGAACGTCAGACTGA
- the ligD gene encoding non-homologous end-joining DNA ligase, which translates to MTPITEVEGRRLALSNLEKVIHPATGTTKAELLHYYASTAEAMLPHICDRPISFLRYPDGPDGQMFFTKNPPPGTPSWVRTAPVPRSDDKNARQVVVADLPSLVWAANLVVEFHTPQWTQDAPAVADRMVFDLDPGAPATVEECRTVALWLRERLAEDGFEAYVKTSGSKGLHVLVPVRPTPSEEVSAYAKSLAVEAEAALPRLALYRMARNLRPGKVFVDHSQNAAAKTTAAPYTLRARAEPTVSAPVTWEEVEAGQELTFRMSDMAPRLQRYGDLLAPLTDPGQARPLP; encoded by the coding sequence ATGACGCCGATCACAGAGGTGGAGGGGCGGCGCCTGGCGCTGAGCAACCTGGAGAAGGTCATCCACCCCGCCACCGGGACGACCAAGGCAGAGCTGCTGCACTACTACGCCTCGACGGCGGAGGCGATGCTGCCCCACATCTGCGACCGGCCGATCTCCTTCCTCAGGTACCCGGACGGCCCGGACGGGCAGATGTTCTTCACGAAGAATCCGCCGCCCGGTACGCCATCGTGGGTACGGACCGCCCCGGTGCCGCGCTCCGACGACAAGAACGCCCGGCAGGTCGTCGTCGCCGACCTGCCGTCACTCGTCTGGGCGGCGAATCTGGTCGTGGAGTTCCACACGCCCCAGTGGACGCAGGACGCACCGGCCGTCGCCGACCGGATGGTCTTCGATCTCGACCCCGGCGCCCCCGCCACGGTCGAGGAGTGCCGCACCGTGGCGCTGTGGCTGCGGGAGCGGCTGGCGGAGGACGGGTTCGAGGCGTACGTGAAGACCTCGGGGTCCAAGGGGCTGCATGTCCTGGTGCCCGTGCGGCCGACCCCGTCGGAGGAGGTGTCGGCGTACGCGAAGAGCCTGGCGGTCGAGGCGGAGGCCGCGCTGCCCCGGCTGGCCCTGTACCGGATGGCACGCAATCTGCGGCCCGGGAAGGTCTTCGTCGACCACAGCCAGAACGCCGCCGCGAAGACGACCGCCGCCCCCTACACCCTGCGGGCCCGGGCCGAGCCGACCGTGTCGGCGCCCGTCACCTGGGAGGAGGTGGAGGCGGGGCAGGAGCTGACCTTCCGGATGAGCGACATGGCACCACGTCTTCAGAGGTACGGCGATCTGCTCGCCCCGCTGACCGATCCCGGGCAGGCGAGGCCGCTGCCGTGA
- the ku gene encoding non-homologous end joining protein Ku translates to MRSIWNGAISFGLVSIPVKLMNATENHSISFRQIHAADGGRIRYRKVCELEEKEVPNDEIGKGYETEEGSVIPIADEDLAKLPLPTAKTIEIVAFVPGAAVDPLQIDAAYYLSANGGPAVKPYTVLREALKRSQKVALAKFALRGRERLGMLRVVDDVIAMHGLLWPDEIRSPDEVAPEGNVTVREAELDLADALMDTLGEVDMDSLHDHYREAVEEMIAAKAQGAELPAPAEGEGAGGQVIDLMAALESSVRAAKNAQGGDAGTDTGEHAEVTPIKGRKKTAASKAAAKKTTAKKATAKKTTAKTTASRTAAGKQATSGTAKKATATKAPTKTATKTAGKKATSGATKKTAATKAAAKKTAKASPKKRASA, encoded by the coding sequence GTGCGATCCATCTGGAACGGGGCCATCTCCTTCGGCTTGGTCAGCATCCCCGTGAAGCTGATGAACGCCACGGAGAACCACTCCATCTCCTTCCGCCAGATCCACGCCGCCGACGGCGGCCGGATCCGCTACCGCAAGGTCTGCGAGCTGGAGGAGAAAGAGGTGCCCAACGACGAGATCGGCAAGGGGTACGAGACCGAGGAGGGCTCGGTCATCCCGATCGCGGACGAGGACCTGGCCAAGCTCCCGCTCCCGACGGCGAAGACGATCGAGATCGTGGCCTTCGTGCCGGGGGCGGCGGTCGACCCGTTGCAGATCGACGCGGCCTACTACCTCTCGGCCAACGGTGGCCCGGCCGTCAAGCCGTACACAGTGCTGCGCGAGGCCCTCAAGCGCAGCCAGAAGGTGGCCCTCGCCAAGTTCGCCCTCCGCGGCCGGGAGCGGCTCGGGATGCTGCGTGTCGTCGACGACGTGATCGCCATGCACGGCCTGCTGTGGCCGGACGAGATCCGTTCGCCGGACGAGGTGGCACCGGAGGGGAACGTCACGGTCCGCGAGGCCGAACTCGACCTGGCGGACGCCCTGATGGACACCCTCGGCGAGGTCGACATGGACTCGCTGCACGACCACTACCGGGAAGCGGTCGAGGAGATGATCGCGGCCAAGGCCCAGGGCGCCGAGCTGCCCGCGCCGGCCGAGGGCGAGGGCGCCGGCGGCCAGGTCATCGACCTGATGGCGGCGCTGGAGAGCAGCGTGAGGGCCGCGAAGAACGCGCAGGGCGGGGACGCCGGCACGGACACGGGCGAGCACGCCGAGGTCACCCCGATCAAGGGCCGCAAGAAGACGGCCGCCTCGAAGGCGGCGGCGAAGAAGACCACCGCGAAGAAGGCCACCGCGAAGAAGACCACCGCGAAGACCACGGCGTCGAGGACGGCGGCGGGCAAGCAGGCGACGTCGGGGACGGCGAAGAAGGCGACCGCGACGAAGGCGCCGACGAAGACGGCGACGAAGACGGCGGGCAAGAAGGCCACATCAGGGGCGACGAAGAAGACGGCCGCGACGAAGGCGGCGGCGAAGAAGACGGCCAAGGCCTCGCCGAAGAAGCGCGCCTCGGCGTGA
- a CDS encoding transglycosylase SLT domain-containing protein, producing MTTHMKSSTGRIARLRKFSVAGIATAGAAAAALTMMPSAAHAAEPVSASASTTSVAAVKAKADAKADAHAAKKAKAKKKTYANNLDGWIKESLAIMKAKDIPGSYEGLHRNIMRESGGDPKAENGWDINAQNGTPSKGLLQVIQPTFDAYHVKGTPHELTDPVANITAAANYAADKYGSIDNVDSAY from the coding sequence ATGACCACGCACATGAAGTCCAGCACCGGCCGTATCGCCCGCCTTCGCAAGTTCTCGGTCGCGGGCATAGCCACCGCCGGTGCCGCGGCTGCCGCGCTCACGATGATGCCCTCGGCCGCCCACGCCGCCGAGCCGGTCTCCGCGAGCGCGTCCACCACCTCCGTCGCCGCCGTCAAGGCCAAGGCGGACGCCAAGGCCGACGCCCACGCGGCCAAGAAGGCCAAGGCGAAGAAGAAGACGTACGCGAACAACCTCGACGGCTGGATCAAGGAGTCGCTGGCCATCATGAAGGCCAAGGACATCCCCGGCAGCTACGAGGGCCTGCACCGCAACATCATGCGCGAGTCCGGCGGTGACCCGAAGGCCGAGAACGGCTGGGACATCAACGCCCAGAACGGCACGCCGTCCAAGGGTCTGCTCCAGGTGATCCAGCCCACGTTCGACGCCTACCACGTCAAGGGCACCCCGCACGAGCTGACCGACCCGGTCGCCAACATCACCGCTGCCGCCAACTACGCCGCCGACAAGTACGGCTCGATCGACAACGTCGACTCCGCGTACTGA
- a CDS encoding LCP family protein has product MAVGGGGLAYLYSQLNGNIQGTDINAALGKDRPGEQRNGSMDILLLGSDSRAGTHGQYGSGVTGARSDTAMVLHVDKTHKKASVVSVPRDTVVERPACAKPGGGTAPAEHRAMFNESYQAGGPACTVKTVEKMSGVRMDHYLEVDFKGFTKLIDELGGVNVTTSKAIEDDSSHLSLPAGKHTLKGEQALELVRTRHAVSDGSDLGRIQLQQTFIKALLHRVDSIGLASDPTKLYDLADTATRTVSADSDLASATKLLGLAKDLKGIKPDRMNMVTLPVTYDPKDPGRVVPLKKASHQVWDALREDRPIPGSAADNSVGDRGDAPVKAGT; this is encoded by the coding sequence GTGGCAGTCGGAGGCGGCGGCCTGGCCTACCTCTACTCGCAGCTCAACGGCAACATCCAGGGCACCGACATCAACGCGGCCCTGGGCAAGGACCGTCCCGGCGAGCAGCGCAACGGCTCGATGGACATCCTGCTGCTCGGCTCCGACTCACGGGCGGGTACGCACGGCCAGTACGGCTCGGGCGTCACCGGCGCCCGGTCGGACACGGCGATGGTGCTGCACGTCGACAAGACCCACAAGAAGGCGAGTGTCGTCAGCGTCCCGCGCGACACCGTCGTGGAGCGTCCCGCGTGCGCCAAGCCCGGCGGCGGCACGGCCCCGGCCGAACACCGGGCGATGTTCAACGAGTCCTACCAGGCGGGCGGACCGGCCTGCACCGTCAAGACGGTGGAGAAGATGTCCGGCGTCCGCATGGACCACTACCTCGAAGTCGACTTCAAGGGCTTCACCAAGCTCATCGACGAGCTCGGCGGCGTGAACGTCACGACCAGCAAGGCCATCGAGGACGACAGCAGCCATCTGTCCCTGCCGGCCGGCAAGCACACACTCAAGGGCGAGCAGGCGCTGGAGCTCGTCCGCACCCGTCACGCGGTGAGCGACGGCAGTGACCTCGGCCGCATCCAGCTCCAGCAGACGTTCATCAAGGCGCTGCTGCACCGCGTCGACTCCATCGGCCTGGCGAGCGACCCCACCAAGCTCTACGACCTGGCCGACACCGCGACCCGCACGGTCAGCGCGGACTCGGACCTGGCATCCGCGACGAAGCTGCTCGGCCTCGCGAAGGACCTCAAGGGCATCAAGCCGGACCGGATGAACATGGTCACCCTGCCCGTGACGTACGACCCCAAGGATCCCGGCCGCGTCGTCCCGCTGAAGAAGGCGTCCCACCAGGTGTGGGACGCCCTGCGCGAGGACCGCCCGATCCCCGGGTCGGCGGCGGACAACTCGGTCGGCGATCGCGGCGACGCCCCGGTGAAGGCCGGCACCTGA
- a CDS encoding DUF1990 family protein has product MPSDRSDSPAGSRHLTYAPAGATCPGDGTWTTGIPGCRRYERTVVIGHGDSDWRAAADAVLRWGVKRRSGFRVTPLAGAGERVVEGAEYRITAAWGPVAVHEPVRVVAVVDTADRCGFAYGTLPGHPVSGEEAFVVGRDPDGRVTLTLRSLTGRAPAGPWRTVFPVLLIAQRWYRRRYLRALLHPASQQD; this is encoded by the coding sequence ATGCCCTCGGACAGATCGGACAGCCCGGCGGGCAGTCGCCACCTCACCTACGCTCCCGCCGGTGCGACCTGTCCCGGCGACGGCACCTGGACCACGGGGATCCCGGGCTGCCGCCGCTATGAGCGCACTGTGGTCATCGGGCACGGTGACAGCGACTGGCGCGCCGCCGCCGATGCCGTGCTGCGGTGGGGCGTCAAGCGCCGTAGCGGCTTCCGGGTCACTCCGCTCGCGGGCGCCGGTGAGCGAGTCGTCGAGGGGGCCGAGTACCGGATCACGGCGGCGTGGGGGCCGGTGGCCGTGCATGAGCCGGTGCGGGTGGTCGCCGTCGTGGACACGGCTGACAGGTGCGGCTTCGCCTACGGCACGCTGCCCGGCCATCCGGTGTCCGGAGAGGAGGCCTTCGTGGTGGGCCGCGACCCCGACGGGCGGGTCACCCTGACGCTGCGGTCGCTGACCGGCCGCGCTCCCGCGGGTCCGTGGCGGACCGTCTTCCCGGTGCTTCTGATCGCGCAGCGCTGGTACCGGCGCCGGTATCTGCGCGCCCTCCTGCACCCCGCGTCGCAGCAGGACTGA
- a CDS encoding ferredoxin: MTTRVSIDSDKCIGSGMCALTAPAVFTQDDDGYGVVLPGREGGDGDSLLKEAARSCPVQAVTISG; encoded by the coding sequence GTGACCACCAGAGTGAGCATCGACAGCGACAAGTGCATCGGCTCGGGCATGTGTGCTCTGACCGCGCCCGCGGTCTTCACCCAGGACGACGACGGGTACGGAGTCGTGCTGCCCGGCCGTGAGGGCGGGGACGGGGACTCGCTGCTGAAGGAGGCTGCTCGTAGCTGTCCCGTGCAGGCCGTGACCATCAGCGGTTGA
- a CDS encoding PQQ-dependent sugar dehydrogenase, whose translation MNVRTRSSAIIGTICLVASLALSTASADESAAPPIAPPKAPSKAAAVALEHVATAKNPIAGTAGPGGTVWIAERAGTVRVLDSRGLGAPVLDITAETTVDGERGLLGIAFDKRFAYFYISYTNLEGTSTIDEFAVRNGKIQKNTRRTVLTQTQPYANHNGGDIKFGPDGYLYIAFGDGGSGGDPHDYGQNLGTLLGKIVRIDPRGAKPYAIPADNPFVGDPNAKDEIWAYGLRNPWRFSFDAGTGDMLVGDVGQSEWEEIDWAPASSKGGENYGWSEMEGTHPFRGGTEPANHVPPVHEYGRNGLGCSVTGGFVYRGKAIPALKGQYLFSDYCDGTVRALRMKDGKVTGESDLGVSGGEVISFVQDGCGELYVLDIGGAIHRIDPA comes from the coding sequence GTGAACGTTCGCACCCGAAGCTCCGCGATTATCGGCACCATCTGTCTTGTCGCTTCCCTCGCCTTGTCCACTGCTTCCGCCGACGAGTCCGCCGCCCCGCCGATAGCACCGCCGAAAGCCCCGTCGAAGGCGGCCGCGGTCGCTCTCGAGCACGTGGCCACCGCGAAGAATCCGATCGCCGGTACCGCCGGCCCCGGTGGGACCGTGTGGATTGCCGAGCGGGCCGGGACCGTACGGGTTCTGGACAGCCGAGGACTCGGCGCGCCCGTGCTCGACATCACCGCGGAGACCACCGTCGACGGGGAACGCGGGCTGCTGGGTATCGCGTTCGACAAGCGGTTCGCGTACTTCTACATCTCGTACACGAACCTCGAAGGCACCAGCACCATCGACGAGTTCGCCGTGCGGAACGGCAAGATCCAGAAGAACACCCGGCGCACCGTCCTCACCCAGACGCAGCCGTACGCCAACCACAACGGTGGTGACATCAAGTTCGGGCCCGACGGCTACCTCTACATCGCCTTCGGGGACGGCGGCTCGGGCGGGGACCCGCACGACTACGGGCAGAACCTCGGCACCCTGCTCGGCAAGATCGTGCGGATCGACCCGAGGGGCGCCAAGCCGTACGCGATCCCGGCCGACAATCCGTTCGTGGGTGACCCGAACGCGAAGGACGAGATCTGGGCGTACGGGCTGCGCAACCCGTGGCGGTTCTCCTTCGACGCCGGCACCGGCGACATGCTCGTCGGCGATGTCGGCCAGAGCGAGTGGGAGGAGATCGACTGGGCCCCGGCGAGCAGCAAGGGCGGCGAGAACTACGGATGGTCCGAGATGGAGGGCACCCATCCCTTCCGCGGTGGGACCGAGCCGGCGAACCATGTGCCGCCCGTCCACGAGTACGGCCGTAACGGGCTGGGCTGCTCGGTGACCGGTGGTTTCGTCTACCGCGGCAAGGCGATCCCGGCCCTGAAGGGGCAGTACCTCTTCAGCGACTACTGCGACGGCACCGTCCGCGCCCTGCGGATGAAGGACGGCAAGGTGACCGGCGAGAGCGACCTCGGCGTCAGTGGCGGTGAGGTCATCTCCTTCGTGCAGGACGGCTGCGGCGAGCTGTACGTCCTCGACATCGGTGGCGCCATCCACCGCATCGACCCGGCGTAA